One window from the genome of Saccharomyces mikatae IFO 1815 strain IFO1815 genome assembly, chromosome: 2 encodes:
- the ABD1 gene encoding mRNA (guanine-N7)-methyltransferase (similar to Saccharomyces cerevisiae ABD1 (YBR236C); ancestral locus Anc_6.147), with product MSAKPEKPVWMSQEDYDRQYGSAITDEPTTILEGNSKITAGTSTNGNGSSTISQKTAAPTPKLLSSFNEPESGFKIQKRRHERYDQEERLRKQRAQKLREEQLKRHEIEMTANKSMNVDQIVREHYNERTIIANRAKRNLSPIIKLRNFNNAIKYMLIDKYTKPGDVVLELGCGKGGDLRKYGAAGISQFIGIDISNASIQEAHKRYRSMRNLDYQVVLITGDCFGESLGVAVEPFPDCRFPCDIVSTQFCLHYAFETEEKARRALLNVAKSLKIGGHFFGTIPDSEFIRYKLNKFPKDVEKPSWGNSIYKVSFENNSYQKNDYEFTSPYGQMYTYWLEDAIDNVPEYVVPFETLRSLADEYGLELVSQMPFNKFFVQEIPKWIERFSPKMREGLQRSDGRYGVEGDEKEAASYFYTMFAFRKIKQYTEPETEKPN from the coding sequence ATGTCAGCCAAGCCAGAAAAACCAGTATGGATGTCACAGGAAGATTACGACCGTCAGTACGGTTCAGCTATTACTGACGAACCAACTACAATCTTAGAGGGCAATTCCAAAATAACTGCGGGAACATCTACTAATGGCAATGGATCATCAACAATTTCACAAAAAACTGCTGCTCCAACTCCAAAATTGTTGTCCTCATTTAATGAACCGGAATCTGGGTTTAAAATACAAAAGAGAAGGCACGAAAGGTATGATCAGGAGGAACGATTACGTAAACAACGTGCTCAAAAATTAAGAGAAGAACAGTTAAAGAGACACGAAATAGAAATGACTGCAAATAAATCTATGAATGTTGATCAAATTGTCCGAGAGCACTATAATGAACGTACAATAATCGCCAATCGCGCAAAGAGAAATCTATCACCCATCATTAAGCTTCGTAATTTCAACAACGCAATTAAGTATATGCTAATTGATAAATATACGAAACCTGGCGACGTTGTTCTAGAACTTGGATGTGGTAAAGGTGGTGACTTAAGAAAATATGGTGCCGCAGGCATTTCACAGTTTATCGGCATTGATATTTCCAACGCCTCGATTCAAGAAGCTCATAAGAGATACCGGTCAATGAGGAATTTAGACTATCAAGTTGTACTGATTACTGGTGATTGTTTTGGTGAATCATTAGGCGTTGCCGTGGAGCCCTTCCCAGACTGTCGATTTCCATGTGATATCGTTTCAACACAATTTTGTTTACATTATGCTTTTGAAACCGAAGAAAAGGCAAGAAGAGCTTTACTAAATGTCGCTAAATCTCTTAAAATTGGCGGTCATTTTTTCGGCACCATTCCTGATTCCGAATTTATTCGTTATAAGCTTAATAAATTCCCCAAGGATGTGGAAAAACCATCTTGGGGAAACTCTATTTATAAAGTGAGTTTTGAGAATAATTCATACCAAAAGAATGACTATGAGTTTACCTCCCCTTATGGACAGATGTACACTTATTGGTTAGAAGATGCAATAGATAATGTTCCTGAATATGTTGTACCTTTCGAAACCCTAAGAAGTTTAGCCGATGAATATGGTTTGGAGTTAGTATCGCAAATGCCTTTTAATAAATTTTTCGTACAAGAAATTCCCAAATGGATCGAGAGGTTTTCGCCCAAAATGAGGGAAGGTTTACAAAGATCTGACGGCAGGTATGGTGTTGAAGGCGATGAAAAGGAGGCTGCTTCGTATTTCTACACCATGTTTGCATTTCGTAAAATAAAACAGTATACCGAACCTGAAACCGAAAAACCCAACTAG
- the PRP5 gene encoding DEAD-box RNA helicase PRP5 (similar to Saccharomyces cerevisiae PRP5 (YBR237W); ancestral locus Anc_6.148) produces the protein METIKSKKNINKESLLEERRKKLAKWKQKKAQFDAEKENQISRNNIVTNSIESKQTVEKVTERQEQVKEKLRKRKNELKRPDESTSVKPSKKKSKRNKRKERISFDFSDDDEAKIGSAFLPKEDPPKVLANDYDKDPLDEFMTSLKAEEVSTSKPSYERGDILDVEDQLVDLEAVDDENIGDGTDSPNIAKIAKLKAKKRVKQIYYSPEELEPFQKNFYIESEVISSMTETEVEELRLSLDNIKIKGTGCPKPVTKWSQLGLSTDTMTLITEKLRFESLTPIQSQALPAIMSGRDVIGISKTGSGKTISYLLPLLRQVKAQRPLSKHETGPLGLILAPTRELALQIHEEVRKFTGAEALIRSVCCTGGSEMKKQITDLKRGAEIVVATPGRFIDILTLNDGKLLSTKRITFVIMDEADRLFDLGFEPQITQIMKTVRPDKQCVLFSATFPNKLRSFAVRVLRSPISITINSKGLVNENVKQKFKICNSDDEKFDNLVQIVHGRAEFFNEILTEADGESSDFEEADAKAIIFVSSQQICDFISKKLQNAGIITCAIHAGKPYQERLMNLEKFKREKNSVLLCTEVLSRGLNVPEVSLVIIYNAVKTFAQYVHTTGRTARGSRSGTAITLLLPDELSGAYILSKAMRDDELSSSDPSQAKELQEMSAKFESGMKKGKFRLSKGFGGKGLENIKNKREEAQDKDRELRKGDKKNDEAENKINNLQEEQASESEPSTPIPKLKYELFKEPSTDNSVIFYAKVHINDLPQIVRWEATKNTTLLFIKHETGCSITNKGKFYPEGKEPENDTDEPKLYLLIEGQDERDIQLSIELLEQKVKEGVIKAASLSLKSTKY, from the coding sequence ATGGAAACAATTAAgtcgaagaaaaatatcaacaaGGAGTCTCTGTTGGAggagagaagaaaaaaattagcGAAAtggaaacaaaagaaggcACAATTTGATGCTGAGAAAGAGAATCAAATTTCACGCAATAACATTGTTACTAACAGTATAGAATCCAAGCAAACAGTTGAAAAGGTTACAGAAAGGCAAGAACaggtaaaagaaaagcttcGAAAGAGGAAAAATGAACTAAAGAGACCGGATGAGAGTACGTCAGTAAAGCCctccaaaaaaaagtcaaagagaaataagAGAAAGGAAAGAATATCCTTTGATTTTAGCGATGACGATGAGGCAAAAATAGGAAGTGCTTTTCTGCCAAAAGAAGATCCTCCGAAAGTATTGGCAAATGACTATGACAAAGACCCACTAGATGAGTTCATGACATCACTAAAAGCGGAGGAGGTTAGTACAAGCAAACCCTCGTATGAGAGAGGTGATATTCTTGATGTAGAGGACCAACTAGTTGACTTGGAAGCAGTCGACGATGAAAATATCGGGGATGGTACAGATAGTCCTAACATAGCGAAAATTGCTAAGctaaaagcaaaaaaacgTGTAAAACAAATATATTACTCTCCAGAGGAGCTTGAGCCATtccaaaagaatttttatATAGAATCCGAAGTGATTTCGTCGATGACAGAGACAGAAGTTGAGGAGCTTAGACTTAGTCTcgataatatcaaaataaaaggaaCAGGGTGCCCCAAACCCGTTACAAAGTGGTCACAACTTGGACTATCAACAGACACGATGACTTTAATTACAGAAAAATTAAGATTTGAGTCCTTAACACCTATTCAATCTCAAGCACTCCCTGCTATCATGTCAGGTCGTGATGTTATAGGAATATCGAAAACTGGATCTGGTAAGACTATCTCCTATCTTTTACCGTTGTTGAGACAAGTAAAGGCTCAACGACCATTGTCAAAGCATGAGACAGGGCCCTTGGGCTTAATTCTAGCTCCAACGAGAGAGTTAGCTTTACAAATACATGAAGAAGTTAGAAAATTCACAGGAGCAGAAGCATTGATTAGGTCAGTATGTTGTACGGGGGGTTcagaaatgaagaaacagaTTACAGACCTTAAAAGAGGTGCTGAGATTGTTGTTGCCACGCCAGGCCgatttattgatattttgaCTCTAAATGATGGGAAGTTACTCAGTACCAAGAGAATAACATTTGTAATAATGGACGAGGCAGACAGACTGTTCGATTTAGGTTTCGAGCCTCAAATCACTCAAATCATGAAAACTGTTCGACCTGATAAACAGTGTGTTTTATTTAGTGCAACTTTCCCGAACAAATTGCGTAGTTTTGCTGTAAGAGTTTTGCGATCTCCAATATCTATTACGATCAATTCAAAGGGCCTTGTTAACGAAAATGTGAAACAAAAGTTTAAAATATGTAATTCAGacgatgaaaaatttgataatcTTGTTCAGATTGTTCATGGGCGTGCTGAATTTTTTAACGAAATTTTGACTGAAGCTGATGGAGAGAGTagtgattttgaagaagctgACGCTAAAGCTATTATATTTGTATCAAGTCAGCAAATTTGTGACTTCATTTCCAAAAAGCTGCAGAATGCTGGAATCATTACTTGCGCTATTCATGCAGGTAAGCCGTATCAAGAAAGGCTTATGaatttagaaaaattcaaaagagagaaaaacaGTGTCCTTCTTTGTACGGAAGTTCTTTCAAGAGGTTTGAATGTCCCTGAAGTATCATTGGTTATTATTTATAATGCTGTAAAAACTTTTGCTCAATACGTACATACGACTGGAAGAACTGCCAGAGGAAGTCGGTCGGGTACTGCTATAACACTTCTATTACCGGATGAATTGTCAGGAGCTTATATTTTGAGCAAAGCAATGCGTGATGATGAATTAAGCTCTTCAGACCCTTCACAGGCAAAAGAACTACAGGAAATGAGCGCCAAGTTTGAATCTGGTATGAAGAAGGGTAAATTTAGGCTGTCAAAAGGGTTCGGTGGTAAAGgacttgaaaatatcaaaaataaaagagaagaagcaCAAGATAAAGATAGAGAACTTAGAAAGGGcgacaagaaaaatgatgaggctgaaaataaaatcaacaaTTTGCAAGAGGAACAGGCCAGTGAATCTGAGCCATCTACACCTATTCCCAAACTGAAATATGAACTGTTCAAAGAGCCTTCAACAGACAATTCAGTCATTTTTTATGCTAAAGTTCATATAAATGATTTGCCTCAAATTGTGAGATGGGAAGCTACAAAAAACACGACTTTGTTGTTCATCAAACACGAAACAGGATGTAGCATAACCAACAAGGGTAAATTTTACCCAGAGGGGAAGGAACCGGAAAATGATACCGATGAGCCCAAACTGTATTTGTTGATCGAAGGCCAGGATGAAAGAGACATACAACTAAGTATTGAATTGCTAGAGCAAAAAGTTAAGGAGGGGGTTATAAAGGCAGCTAGTTTGTCTTTAAAAAGTACAAAGTATTAA
- the SMKI02G3450 gene encoding uncharacterized protein (similar to Saccharomyces cerevisiae YBR238C and RMD9 (YGL107C); ancestral locus Anc_6.150), with the protein MIRLAQQTQVLKGKPPNQFVPHPKKNSLNHPMKFNSTIAMEHHEPNYAIPYTPATFNNPSIGTYQVSPANHFVPHLGGNIGPNNNHHLAHSNNNNNNNHNHNNNNHNNHNRNHHHHNNNNNNRNHHQNHHNHNKYNNANQGNSISPDSPWFHKVCAFEDCVSQTLYMSQTPRRQNMKHHSEHPNSNANPLFWDSIGRAMGLYHDLLTTPELNSDRVSKLVHLLHNGLRANRNQLTRMNKKPDYDSQSFHKEMTNYLCKSLREISEDVLNGKVELNEYGAMHLITAFKELLLFEEAVDIWKAAINGQNTYTSNIFLNPRVVGVILPILYDNGVSYPEIQALYEKSSSMINYFHPNLSVGMIRASLSASENDMALKLFQKLCQESTEMKYGYLIETHLSFIGECKDLNVAQTFFDKALNDEMPYKIDLQVSYVKSFLRNIWSQTRDFNHIYQIWYKSSLHYGRNVNHGISSSLNDTFFDIFFENYAVDKMQGFQTLQNVIQTYNNIKHIDEPFFNIILAKCTVWHDRSILEYIDKSYEAYHIPKTIVAYRILLKSMGSVDDASNTEILQRWMDLIRKSDEIGQRFIANADWAALRDATVTWTQNDRDSKKSNMNSAQISRTATPSPSLTPMDTPTPEHLFNNPQNQMDFYSHPALQAATASGAFDEFAAEAASSSMPVNGRMVLYLKIVKRYSPYCRDSRQLARLTTGTAVKYSVLQEVLNQFQALIVNDIPIPELHNLKPTCV; encoded by the coding sequence ATGATCCGCCTAGCTCAGCAGACACAAGTACTGAAGGGCAAACCCCCAAATCAGTTCGTTCCACATCCTAAAAAGAATTCATTGAATCATCCAATGAAATTTAACAGTACAATCGCTATGGAACACCATGAGCCCAATTATGCCATTCCATATACACCTGCCACTTTCAACAATCCAAGCATCGGTACATATCAAGTGAGCCCAGCCAACCATTTTGTACCTCACCTTGGTGGCAATATTGGACCCAATAACAACCATCACTTGGCCCatagtaacaataataataataacaatcataatcataataataacaatcaCAACAACCACAACCGTAATCACCACCAccacaacaacaacaacaataaccGTAATCACCATCAAAACCACCACAATCATAACAAATATAATAACGCCAACCAAGGTAACTCGATCAGTCCAGATTCCCCATGGTTTCATAAAGTTTGTGCCTTTGAAGATTGCGTATCGCAAACACTTTACATGTCACAGACACCAAGACGTCAAAATATGAAACATCATTCAGAACATCCAAATTCTAATGCTAATCCATTATTCTGGGATTCTATAGGTAGGGCAATGGGACTATATCACGATCTGCTCACTACACCAGAGTTAAATTCTGATCGTGTTTCTAAATTAGTGCATTTGCTCCACAATGGGTTGAGAGCTAATAGAAATCAGTTGACAAGAATGAATAAGAAACCTGATTATGATTCTCAATCCTTCCACAAGGAAATGACCAACTATCTTTGCAAGTCTCTTAGAGAAATATCCGAAGATGTTCTTAACGGCAAAGTGGAGTTGAACGAATACGGCGCTATGCATTTAATTACTGCGTTCAAGGAGCTTTTACTGTTCGAGGAAGCTGTCGATATTTGGAAGGCCGCCATCAATGGTCAAAACACCTACACTTCTaatatctttttgaatCCAAGAGTGGTTGGCGTTATATTACCCATTTTATACGACAATGGTGTCTCTTATCCAGAAATTCAAGCTCTTTATGAGAAATCCTCTTCGATGatcaattattttcatccaaATCTTTCAGTAGGAATGATCAGGGCCTCTTTATCTGCCAGTGAAAACGACATGGCTCTCAAACTATTTCAGAAATTATGCCAAGAATCAACGGAAATGAAATATGGTTATTTGATAGAAACACATCTCTCCTTTATCGGTGAATGTAAAGACCTAAATGTAGCACAAACATTCTTTGACAAAGCTCTGAATGATGAAATGCCATACAAGATAGATTTGCAAGTTTCTTATGTGAAATCATTTTTAAGAAATATTTGGAGCCAAACTCGTGATTTCAACCACATATATCAAATCTGGTACAAGTCTTCTCTACATTATGGTAGAAATGTCAATCATGgtatctcttcttctttaaatgaTACCTTTTtcgatattttttttgagaactACGCCGTAGATAAAATGCAAGGGTTCCAAACATTACAAAATGTCATTCAGACCTACAATAACATCAAGCATATAGATGAACcttttttcaacatcatcTTAGCTAAATGCACTGTCTGGCATGATCGCAGTATTTTAGAATACATAGATAAGAGTTATGAAGCTTACCACATCCCAAAGACAATTGTTGCTTACAGAATCTTACTAAAGTCAATGGGATCTGTTGACGATGCTTCCAATACagaaattcttcaaagatgGATGGATTTAATTCGCAAATCAGATGAAATTGGTCAACGGTTTATCGCCAATGCTGATTGGGCTGCTCTGAGAGATGCTACTGTTACCTGGACTCAAAATGATAGGGATTCCAAGAAAAGTAATATGAACAGCGCACAGATAAGCAGAACCGCGACACCTTCGCCATCGTTAACACCAATGGATACCCCAACACCCGAACATTTGTTTAACAATCCACAAAATCAAATGGACTTCTACTCTCATCCAGCATTACAAGCGGCAACTGCTTCTGGTGCGTTTGATGAATTTGCTGCAGAAGCTGCATCTTCATCCATGCCGGTTAATGGCAGAATGGTTTTGTATTTAAAAATTGTTAAACGTTACTCTCCATATTGCCGTGACTCTAGGCAGTTAGCCAGATTAACAACAGGAACTGCCGTCAAGTACTCCGTTTTACAAGAAGTTTTGAACCAATTTCAAGCGTTAATTGTTAACGATATTCCTATTCCAGAATTACATAATTTGAAGCCAACGTGTGTTTAA
- the ERT1 gene encoding Ert1p (similar to Saccharomyces cerevisiae ERT1 (YBR239C); ancestral locus Anc_6.152), giving the protein MCTSDDNEYKKSPTPDSSADTNSALGTKRRKKRKNTNVACVNCSRLHVSCEAKRPCLRCIGKGLTATCVDAPRKKSKYLAGIPNRELPMNIQPDHPPRKIMIPIYNNSNNNSTVNINNMGEQQKFTSPQHIVHKAKFLSNAADSEYSILSNIIHQDTLSNKIPIDILYSNTNSTSNSTIGNSSNNSPTGTNTSPEETEMEKIRQIYSQQRANMAPHPYPSSNQNVYSILLGPNSAKIVASQVNLFANHFPLMPVDSADNSLNFKRLLPRDPSEKSSQINWDASINQYYLNSEMVTFPELAIPLRRKKNHLVSVSLESCSPDATNIKSNVEWEHSLRYSTPMEIYTSINAAFSHTPGFHHLLVYLKHRFNQQDLVKMCRSIAEFRPIFIACSVTLTEEDMIFMEQCYQRTLLEYVKFIGQIGTPTCIWRRNGQISYVNEEFEILCGWTREELLNKMTFIVEIMDDESVRDYFKTLSKVAYRDFKGSEKMKVCRLLSPIKGKIVNCCCMWTLKRDVSGLPLMILGNFMPILN; this is encoded by the coding sequence ATGTGCACTTCAGATGACAACGAATACAAAAAGTCGCCTACTCCAGACTCTTCTGCAGATACAAACAGTGCTCTCGGGacaaagagaagaaagaagagaaagaacaCCAACGTGGCATGCGTGAACTGCTCGAGATTACATGTTTCGTGCGAAGCCAAAAGACCATGTTTACGATGCATCGGTAAGGGTCTCACAGCCACATGCGTCGATGCtccaagaaagaaaagtaagTATTTGGCAGGGATACCTAACAGAGAACTTCCAATGAACATACAACCGGACCACCCACCTCGTAAGATTATGATACCGATTTATAAtaattccaacaataacagTACCGTGAACATAAATAACATGGGGGAACAGCAAAAATTTACCAGCCCACAGCACATTGTCCACAAGGCCAAGTTTCTATCGAACGCTGCCGATTCTGAGTACTCTATTCTCTCAAATATCATTCATCAAGACACGTTATCTAATAAAATCCCTATTGACATTTTATATTCAAACACTAATTCCACATCCAACTCCACCATAGGTAATAGCAGCAATAACAGTCCCACGGGAACAAATACGAGCCCTGAAGAAACTGAAATGGAGAAAATCCGCCAGATTTACAGCCAACAGCGAGCAAACATGGCCCCACACCCGTATCCATCTTCCAATCAAAACGTTTATTCTATTCTACTGGGACCAAATTCGGCCAAAATCGTGGCCTCGCAGGTTAATCTGTTTGCAAACCATTTCCCCTTGATGCCTGTTGACTCAGCTGATAACTCCTTGAACTTTAAGAGATTACTGCCACGGGATCCATCAGAAAAGAGCTCCCAGATAAATTGGGATGCAAGCATAAACCAGTATTACTTGAACAGCGAGATGGTAACATTCCCTGAGCTGGCGATCCCATTGAGGCGGAAGAAAAACCACTTAGTCTCTGTATCGCTGGAAAGCTGCTCTCCGGACGCCACAAATATCAAGAGCAATGTGGAATGGGAACATTCACTACGATACTCTACGCCAATGGAAATATACACGTCCATAAACGCCGCTTTTTCGCATACACCTGgatttcatcatcttttgGTATACCTAAAACATCGATTCAACCAGCAGGATCTGGTGAAGATGTGTCGGTCAATCGCCGAATTTCGGCCCATTTTCATTGCATGTTCTGTGACATTAACTGAAGAGGACATGATATTCATGGAGCAATGCTACCAAAGAACTTTATTAGAATATGTAAAATTTATCGGACAGATCGGTACTCCGACATGTATTTGGCGAAGAAATGGCCAAATTTCCTACGTCAacgaagaatttgaaatcttATGCGGATGGACAAGAGAGGAGCTGTTGAACAAGATGACCTTCATTGTGGAGATCATGGACGATGAAAGCGTACGTGATTATTTCAAAACGCTCTCGAAGGTCGCGTATAGGGACTTTAAAGGATCTGAGAAGATGAAAGTTTGCAGACTCTTAAGTCCTATCAAGGGTAAAATAGTTAATTGTTGTTGTATGTGGACACTAAAAAGAGATGTCTCCGGGTTGCCCCTGATGATCTTGGGTAACTTCATGCCCATACTCAATTGA
- the THI2 gene encoding Thi2p (similar to Saccharomyces cerevisiae THI2 (YBR240C); ancestral locus Anc_6.154), protein MVNCKKQQRGKKLAVSSKAPPTKGRTFTGCWACRFKKRRCDENRPICSLCAKHGDNCSYDIRLMWLEENIYKVRKHSLINSLQARKSKPVCQKISKTRFKEMTHFRQLSPPTSDCEDNAQEVSKDTALPSDNTFTISVRRLKIYNNAVASVFGSTANRNYNQKHIDKKLDKLLNMVEKDISIISPNCSRHGPYSVFKANPTAPAATLTDQLPSPGHSMSSADETATNTLSSPPEDNASLIDIIQGKIFGILWFNCYGNMILNRQEYTTWFINKMRNSLTTEFIRFLGKIIDDPDINMASCLFRECTARWSCVDWQSIAITMLVIIHGYTCPNLTKLLRVWFLQQKLLRFSMYPLVNFIINNTKDLDVLYHCNELLGNADLFEDPYQDELTSELHVLVTERLVNNWKDTILQQLCSCQDTTLSCSQLRYWQLQLKCNEQFYRDVYTMQD, encoded by the coding sequence ATGGTCAATTGTAAGAAACAACAGAGAGGTAAGAAGTTAGCGGTATCTTCGAAGGCGCCCCCCACTAAGGGAAGAACGTTTACTGGATGCTGGGCATGCAGATTTAAGAAGCGGAGGTGTGACGAGAATAGGCCCATTTGCTCGTTGTGCGCCAAACATGGAGATAATTGCAGTTACGACATTAGACTTATGTGGTTAGAGGAGAATATCTACAAAGTACGCAAGCATTCGTTGATCAATTCATTACAGGCTCGTAAGTCGAAGCCGGTGTGCCAGAAAATATCCAAAACCAGGTTTAAAGAAATGACGCATTTTAGACAACTATCGCCCCCAACAAGTGATTGTGAAGATAACGCGCAGGAGGTCAGCAAGGACACTGCGCTACCCAGTGACAATACTTTTACCATAAGTGTGCGGAGATTGAAGATATACAACAATGCGGTGGCTTCTGTCTTTGGGAGCACGGCAAACAGAAACTACAATCAAAAACATATTGACAAGAAGTTGGACAAACTGCTGAACATGGTGGAAAAGGACATATCAATCATTAGCCCCAATTGCTCGAGGCACGGGCCTTATTCGGTGTTCAAGGCCAATCCGACTGCTCCTGCTGCTACTCTTACGGACCAGCTGCCGTCGCCAGGTCATTCCATGTCTTCAGCGGACGAAACCGCTACTAATACACTGTCATCGCCGCCAGAAGACAATGCCTCTTTGATCGATATAATTCAGGGCAAGATCTTTGGGATCCTATGGTTTAATTGCTACGGGAACATGATATTGAACCGACAAGAATACACGACGTGGTTCATCAACAAGATGAGGAACTCGTTAACTACAGAGTTTATACGCTTTTTGGGGAAAATTATTGACGACCCTGACATCAATATGGCCTCATGCCTGTTCCGAGAGTGTACTGCTCGCTGGAGTTGCGTCGATTGGCAATCCATAGCTATAACAATGCTGGTCATCATCCATGGATATACCTGCCCTAACTTGACAAAACTACTGCGAGTGTGGTTTCTCCAACAGAAACTGTTGAGGTTTTCAATGTACCCGCTAGTCAACTTTATCATAAACAACACAAAGGATTTAGACGTTCTGTACCATTGCAACGAATTGTTGGGCAATGCCGATTTGTTCGAAGATCCTTACCAGGACGAACTTACCTCGGAGTTACATGTCTTGGTCACGGAGCGTCTCGTAAATAACTGGAAGGATACGATATTGCAGCAACTTTGCTCTTGTCAAGATACCACACTTTCATGTTCCCAACTGCGGTACTGGCAACTACAATTGAAATGTAATGAACAATTTTACAGGGATGTTTATACCATGCAGGATTAG
- the VVS1 gene encoding Vvs1p (similar to Saccharomyces cerevisiae YBR241C and VPS73 (YGL104C); ancestral locus Anc_6.155) has protein sequence MAESERLMPNDGSRKKKPSFTNHLLLGTIVACLGSIQYGYHIAELNAPQEFLSCSRFDTPNEDISYDDTWVGQHKLKQCIALTDSQFGAVTSIFSIGGLFGSYFAGKWANRYGRKYVSMGASVMCMISSLLLFFSNSYLQLLFGRFLVGMSCGTAIVITPLFINEIAPVEWRGAMGSMNQVSINLGILLTQTLALKYADSYNWRWLLFAGSVIAVVNLLVWLKVDESPRWLLNHGYFTEAESSLFKLRAGTYLQAKQEIQDWQRSHAQNRDPESTEDTRSGPTLWKYVTDSSYRKPRTVILAILTCQQFCGINSIIFYGVKVIGKILPDYSIQVNFAISILNVVVTLIASAIIDHVGRRPLLLASTALMSAMSLLISAGLTMSVSFLLVTATFVYIAAFAIGLGPIPFLIIGELSYPHDAATAQSFGTVCNWLATFIVGYLFPIGHGLMGGYVFAIFAAIAALFATYVYKKVPETKGKTTYSDVWAGY, from the coding sequence atGGCTGAAAGTGAAAGATTAATGCCTAACGATGGTTCTCGGAAGAAAAAACCGTCGTTTACAAACCACTTATTGTTGGGTACGATAGTTGCTTGTTTGGGGTCTATCCAATACGGATACCACATAGCAGAATTGAATGCCCCCCAAGAATTCCTATCGTGCTCCAGATTTGACACGCCAAATGAGGACATCTCATACGATGACACTTGGGTTGGGCAGCACAAACTCAAGCAATGCATTGCATTAACTGACTCTCAATTCGGTGCCGTTACATCTATATTTAGCATTGGAGGGTTGTTCGGGTCGTATTTTGCTGGTAAATGGGCCAACCGATACGGAAGAAAGTATGTGAGCATGGGTGCCTCGGTCATGTGCATGATTTCGTCCTTgctacttttcttttcgaaCTCGTACTTGCAGTTACTGTTCGGCAGGTTCCTGGTGGGCATGTCCTGCGGCACCGCCATTGTGATCACGCCATTGTTTATCAACGAGATTGCTCCTGTGGAGTGGAGAGGCGCCATGGGGTCTATGAATCAGGTTTCTATCAACCTGGGGATTCTGCTGACCCAGACTTTGGCACTCAAGTACGCGGACTCGTACAACTGGAGATGGCTTCTCTTTGCCGGTTCCGTGATTGCGGTAGTGAATCTTCTCGTCTGGCTCAAGGTGGACGAGTCTCCAAGATGGCTACTAAACCACGGATATTTTACCGAAGCTGAGAGTTCTTTGTTCAAGTTACGAGCAGGAACGTACCTGCAGGCAAAGCAAGAAATTCAGGACTGGCAGCGCAGCCATGCCCAAAACCGCGACCCTGAGTCAACCGAAGACACTCGGTCAGGACCCACGCTATGGAAATACGTAACCGATTCCTCCTACAGGAAACCACGCACAGTTATATTGGCCATCCTGACCTGCCAGCAATTCTGCGGCATCAACTCTATTATCTTCTACGGTGTAAAAGTGATAGGCAAAATACTGCCCGACTACTCGATTCAGGTCAACTTCGCCATCTCCATCCTCAATGTCGTCGTCACACTCATAGCTTCCGCCATCATCGACCACGTGGGCCGCCGTCCGCTATTGCTTGCCTCCACTGCCCTGATGTCTGCCATGTCGCTGCTTATCAGCGCGGGCCTCACAATGAGCGTATCTTTTCTGTTGGTCACCGCCACTTTTGTGTATATCGCCGCCTTCGCAATTGGTCTGGGGCCCATTCCCTTCCTGATCATTGGAGAACTGTCCTATCCACACGATGCAGCCACAGCCCAAAGTTTCGGTACTGTGTGCAATTGGCTCGCCACCTTCATCGTCGGATACCTCTTCCCCATAGGCCACGGCCTCATGGGCGGCTACGTGTTTGCGATCTTCGCTGCCATCGCTGCTCTATTTGCTACATACGTGTACAAAAAGGTACCTGAGACAAAGGGCAAGACTACATACAGCGACGTCTGGGCCGGCTACTGA